The DNA region CAAGAGCCCATTTCGCAGCGGGGCCCCCGCCGGGGTGCTTTCCGGCAGGGGCTCCGAAGGCGTGGCTCAGCCGAGGCGGAAATGCTGGTTGGGCTTGTTCTTGTCGGTCCACTGGACGAGCTTGGCACCGTCCGCGGTGTCCTCGCCGACGACGGACAGGAGCTTGCCGCTGTGGCGTGCCTCCAGGGAGAAGTACCCGTCGTCCTTCTGGACGAGCTTCCACTCCTGGTTGGGCTTGCCCTTGTTGGTCCACTGGACGACGGTCCCGCCGTCCTCGGTGTCCGAGGCGGTGACCGACAGGGCCTTTCCGCTGTGCACGGCAATCACGTTGTAGTAGCCACCCGTCGTCGCCACCAGGTTCCAGTGCTGGTTGGGCTTGTTCTTGTCGGTCCACTGGACGACCTCGGCGCCGTCCTCGGTCCCCGAGGCGGTGACGGACACGAGCTTGTCGCTGTGACGGGCCACCAGAGCGGCAGTGAAAACGGCCATGAGTTCTCCTCGTTCAGTGATCAATTCGACCACCGGCATAACGATCACTGCCCCGCCTCCGTCGTGATCAACAAGCTGTATGACCAGAAAGCGCCCTGTGAGGGCTCGGGATAATCGGCCGGCTCGAACAGCCGTCGGTTCCCGACAGCCGGACTCCAGCAGTCGATCGGGCAAGGCGGCGCGAAACGCCCGGCTCCGGGCGTGGTTACCAGCCCGATGGCCTGGGCGGCCAGTTCGGTGCCCTGCAGACGGTCCTCGATCTTGGCGAACGCCGTCTCCCATGAGGTGGAGGTGTCGTCCGCGAAGGGAAGCGAAGCCCGGGTCACAGCAGGTGCCCAGTGGGAGCTCTCACTCCCCTGACCAGGTAATCCTCACCCAGTGACCAGCTAATCCTCACGACTTGTCCAACATCATCGCCCGGTCATCAGCGCTCAACACCCCAATGAAACAAACCGAATCAGCCCGGCCCACAGCACCCAAGACCGGACACCGAACCGAGAACCACCCCAGACAAAGAAGCGAAGACTCCCAGGCCATGTCCTCGTCCTTGATGTCGTGGCCCTCCGCGCGGAGCTGGGCGACGGCGGCGTCCAGGTAGCGGGTGTTCCACAGCACGACGGCGTTGAGGACGAGTCCGAGGGCGAGCTGGTCCTCCTGGCCGTCCCGGTACGCCTGGCGGATCTGCCCGCGGCCACCGTGGCAGATCGCGCGGGCCAGGCGGTGGCGTGACTCCTGGACGGTGAGCTGCCGGTTCATCAGGCGCCGGTAGGTGTCGTCCACCGGGTCGACCAGGGCGAGCAGGTGCATGGTCTTGTCGATGCGCCCGTACTCGGCGAACGCCGCCCCCAGCGGTGTGGGGTGCCCCTCGCGGCCGAACAGACTGGCCGGCCGCCGATCCCCGAGGCGCTCCCGCCCGCCCCACCCCCACCCCTTTCTCTTTCGGCAGTTCGGGCAGCAGGGGGTGCGCAGAGGGGATGCCAGCACCCCGACCACGCCCCTACAGGCATGGTGACCTGCACAAACACCCGACGCCTTGGTGAGAGGGCGCAACAGATACCGCAGGAGAACCCGCGGGGCATGACGCAACAGGTGCCGCAGGAGATTCCGGCTCCGGGACATCGGCGGGCCCAGGGCACGGTCGCCATGCCGACGCCGACCGCCACCCTGAGGCCGCGGGGGGTGCCTCCGGCACCACATGCTGGAACAACCGCCGGTGGGCTACCGACCTCAAGGAGGAGGCCTGCGGTCAGTGACCTTTACGGCGCTGTGCGTCGAACCGGCGCAGCACCCGGACCAGACGCCACACTCCGGCCGCCGCTCCGAGCAGCGCACCCCCCACCAACGCGCCCTTCCCCGCTGGACCAGAGACGCCAAAAGCCAGTGCGAGAGCCAGAGCGACGGCAAAGACCGCCGCAGCCAGCACGACGGCAGTCACCAGAGCAAAAACGATCTCCACCGTCATTGCGTCCTTTTCCCACCGCGACTCACGCCCCATATCCATGCTGCAAGTCTCACATCACGTCAAGCCATTGCGCCTGGACCGAACAGCACCTGGCTCAGTGGCCGCAGCCGGACATGGGGGTGTCGAGGTACTTCCAGGTCTGGGGTCCGACCTGGCCGTCGGGATTGAGACCGCTACAGCTCTGCACGGCACGTACGGCGACGTCGGTACTTTCTCCGAACTTGCCGTCGACGGTGAGTGTGTAGTCGTAGTTGGAGTTCAGCAGGCACTGGATCTGCTTCACCTTCGAGCCGACCATGCCCTTAGCCATGACCTGGGTGCGGTCCCAGTTGTAGCGGCAGCTGGCGCGGCCGGCGGCGCCGGGCGAGGCGGCCGTACTGGGAGAGGCAGAAGCAGAGGCCGGGGAAGAGGCCTGGTCCTTGGCTGAACTGCTGGGGCGCGGTGGCTTCGTGTTCGTGTCCTCCTCGCCCGTGGAGTCCTGGTCCTTGTCCTTCTTCTCGTCGTCCGGCGGAGTCTTGGTCGGTGCGGTGCTGCTCTTCGGGGGCACGGGGGTTTCGTCGGCCACTGGTTGGTCGTCGCCGGGGCGGTTGTCGCCGCCGGTCTCGGGCTGGGAGACGGCGGAGTCCTTCGTCTCGTGGACCGAGTACCAGCGTCCGACCAGCAGCAGCGCGGCGAGGGCAGCGGCGATCAGCGCGAGGATTTTGATCCTGCTTCGGGGAGCAGCGGCCGGCCTTGCCGGTTCGGCCGGGCCGGGCGTGGATGGTGCGGGAGCCGGGGTGGCCGCTGCGGGTTTCGGAGCTGCGGTGCCAGGAACGGTGTCCGGGACTGTCGGCGGCACGGGGTCCGCGGCTGCCGACGGTGTGGGGTCTGGGGCTGCTGTCGGTGGTGTGGGGTCCGGTGCAAGGGCTGTCGGCGGTGTGGGGTCCGGTACGCCTGGTGCGGAGTCCGCCGGTGCCGGAACGTGCGCTGCTTCGGACGGTGCTTCGTCCTGGGTGTCTGCGGCGCGGCGGGCCTGGTCGGCGGTGTCCCAGAGGCCGAGCAGGGTGTTCTTGTCCAGGCCGCGGCGGGAGCAGAGTCGTTCCACGGCTGCCCGGGGTGGGAACGCGGTGCCTTTGAGGACCCGGTTCCACGAGGAGCGTGAGTAGCCGGTGTCGTGGGTGAAGGCGTCCAGGGAGAGGTTCTTGGATGTCTTGACCTGCCGTAGTGCCTGGAGCAGTGCGGTGACTTCCGGCAGTGGCTGTGCGGGTGAATTGTCGCCTTGGTTGGGTTGCACAGGTCTCCCCCTGGTGCCGATGTGATCGTCGTGTTCCAGAGCCGTTCCTTTTCGCAGGTCAGGGGCCTTGTGGGACGGCCGGGACGGCGCAGTACGGCTGGAATGGCGATCAGGCTACCGGTGGGACGGCGGTACCCCGAATCTTCATCTCGTCGACGCCGCAAAGGCGCCGTGTGAATCGCCCTCCGGATGTGTGCCGGTGGGTCTGACGAGGGGTGAAGTCGTGTGCATCATCAGCAAGAAGACGGGTCTTCAGGCGGGTGCCATGGTGGCGGTCGCGGCCGCCGGATTTGGCCTGATCAGCTACTCCGGCAACGAGCAGGCGCAGGCGAACAGCCCGGCCGCGTACAGCGTGAAGGGCTTCGACACCAGCCACCACAACTCCCACCCGATCCAGTGGTCGGCAGCCGCGAGGGCCGGGTACTCGTTCGTGTTCCAGAAGGCGACCCAGGGCACCGGCTACCGCGACCCGCAGTTCGCCGGTGACTTCGCAGGCGCCTCGCAGGCCGGGCTGATGGCCGCGCCCTACCACTTCTACGACTCCGGTTCCGGCGTGGCCCAGGCCGACCACTTCGTCCGTACGGCCCGGGCCGCCGGCTACGACGGCAAGCGGCCCGGGCAACTTCCCCCGGTGGTCGACCTGGAGAAGATCCGCGGCCGGTGCCCGGCCGGGGTGAACAACACCCAGGTCGCCGCGTTCCTCTCCAAGGCCCGTCAGGCGTTCGGGGTGAACCCCATCGTCTACACCTCGAAGGACTTCGCCGACACCTGCCTGCGCGGCAACACCGGCGCCCTGGCCAACAGCCCGCTGTGGCAGCCCCGCTACGAGAGCGGAACGCGTGAGCCCGCTCCCGTCGGCGGCAGGTACTGGTCGATCTGGCAGTACACCGAGAACGGGACGGTACCCGGCCTGCGGGGCAAAGCCGACATCAACGTCTACAAGGGCACACTGACCCAGCTCCGCGCACTCGCCCACCTCAGCCCCGGCCAGACCCCCACCCGCCCGGGAACAGGTTCGACAACCCCGCCTGCTCCGCCCACGACGCCGCCTGCTCCGTCCACGACGCCATCTGCTCCGTCCACGGCCGTCTGGCCGCTGCTCAAGAACGGGACGCGCGGCGTCAACGTCACCACCGCCCAGCACCTGCTGGCCGCGGGCGGCCAGTCCGTCACCGCCGACGGGATCTACGGCCCGAACACCCGGAACGCCACCGCCGCGTTCCAGCGCTCCCACGGCCTGACCGCCGACGGCATCATCGGCCCGAACACCTGGAACAAGCTGGTCCGCACCGTTGGCCAGGGCTCGAAGGGATCCACGGTGAAGGCGGCCCAGGCGCAGCTGGCCGGGTATGGCAACCGCATCGCGGTCGACGGGGCGTTCGGCCCGGCCACCCAGGCCGCGGCTGCCGCGTTCCAGCGGTCCCACGGCCTGACCGCCGACGGGATCATCGGCCCGAAGACGTGGAACAAGCTCGTCAACGGAACCAAGACGAGCACCCCGACCACGCCTGCCCCGACCACGCCCGCTCCGGCGAACGGTAGGCTGACCCAGCGCCAGGCCCTCACGCAGCTCGCCGCGGCCGGTATCAAGGCCCCGGTCGGGCGGACCTCTTTGGCAGGTGTCCGTGCCCGGACCATCCAGGGCGTCATCGCTCTGAAGAAGGCCAGCGGCTGCACCATCGTCATCACCGGCGGCACCGAGTCCGGCCACAGCACCCGGGGCAACCACTCCCACGCCAACGGTTACAAGCTCGACCTGCGTACCCGTGACGAGGGCCGCTGCGTGACCAACTGGATCAAGACCACCCAGCGCAAGGGCGCCCCGCGGGGCAACGACGCCCGCTGGCACGGCACCCTCAACGGGATCTCCGCCGAGTACGTCTACGAAATCCCCCGCAGCGGCGGCATCCACTGGGACATCACCCTCATCTGATCCCCCTCCAAGTCGACTGACACCTGCGCCACCAACGTCCGGTGGGCGGCACCCCATGCGGGTGCCGCCCACCGGACGTTTCAGACGGGCGTAGCGGCGAGGCCGTGGTCAGGTTCGGGGTCGATGTCGTCGCAGGACCGGGGGTGAGGATGCCGGTGGCCGCAGTGTTGGCGAGGTACTGCGGGGGTGGCTTCGAGCAGCAGCTCGCCGATCGCGTGGGCGTGGGAGGCGAGGTCGTCGACGGTCCGGCGCGGGTGTGGCGAGAACCAGGATCCGTTGGCTGGGCCTGGTGCTCAACGCCGCCGCCAGTCAGATGGGTGGCCCTGGTCCGCGGGTGCCGAACCTGGCTGGTGGGGAGAGGCGTACGGGCGCGGTGGAAGCCGCCGGGCGTACTTCAGGTCCGCTCGAACCGGGGGTTTGTCTCCGGCAGGAGATCAAGAGATCGGTCCTGCTCATACCGTGTGATGTGCCGCACCCCTGCTGAGCAAGGAGTATCTGTGGCCAACAACTTTCAACTCGGTGAGATCCCGCACGGTTTCGCGTTCACCGAGACCGGCGGTCTCATCCACTACAAGCACACCATCATCCTGACCGTGCCGCCGCCCAACGCCGGCCCGTGGGGCGACTGCTGGCTCAGCTTCGGCTGCGCCTGGGCGGACACCAAACTCGGCGTGAGCATCTACACCGGCAGCACCTGGGGCGGTGTCCAGCCCCGGACCGTCCCCGACAACGGCAACCGCCTCGGCGAACGGCTCCCCGCCGGCACCCAGAAAGTCGTCATCGGCCGCATGAAGAAGGACGGCGGAGACTCCGCAGACGACGTGCCTATCAGCTGGCTCCTCGAATACCTCGGAACCTGACACACCCCCACCGGTGCCCCGGCCCGGCCCACCAGCCGGACCGGGGCACCGGCCTGCCCACCGGCCACCGGCCACCGGCCACCGGCCACCGGCCACGGTCCAACTTCTCCCCACGACGAACACCGCCGGCGCCGACACCGGTCCGGCGACACCGCCCTGGACCTCGTCGTTCTCACCCATACCCTTCAGGATGCGCCGCACCGACAGCCCAGGGCCGTGCGCACCAATCCCGACAACCCCATAGAATCACCACTCACCCACCATCAAAAACTGACCCGCAATCAACACCCGAAGGGCCCGAGAGAAACCCTCTCTCGGGCCCTGAAACGTACTCAGAATCCACCCTGCGGGAATCCCATAAAGAATCCCTTGAATCCGAGCAGGAAGAAGGACGAATTTGAGATGAAAAACGATCACGACAGCGACGGGGCGGCCGCCCACGGCACGACCCAGGCCCCGACCACAGCAGGTCACAGATGAGACACTCCCAGGCCAGACCACCCACCACCCCGACCAGCCCGTTCCCGACTGGTTCTCAACCAACCCGCAACACCCCAGCCCACACCACTCCCAGCACATGCTGGCGGGATCGACGCCCCACACGTTCGTCCGGGAGCCCACCGCGATGCGCTTGAGGCTGCCGGAGACGTTCACCCGCGGGTTCGAAGCCCCCTGGTCCCCGGCGTACCGGAAGATTTGATTGCCGCCGTTAACGCGTAGTGCCTTGTTTGCGGTGCTATGCACCGCAGTTGGCGAGCTGGTTGGGCCTATGAACTCGCGCTATCCCACACGGGACCCCGGTCCCAGACCTCTGGCTGACCAGTTCCACATACACCGAAGGGCGCAGGGCGGGCCGTATCCGCCACTTCTTTCGTGTCCGCACGCGGTCGGCAAGAGGATGCACCCGCTCGCACCTTTGTCCTGAAAAGACTGTTCGCCCAGTACGCGCGCTATCAGTTCAATTCATCTGAAGGTGTGCTTTGCATGTATTGCCCGGGCGCGTCGTCGCCGCCGCCGACACCATCCGAAGTGTCGGGCCCCGCCTGCTGTCCAGAGCGGGAACCGGCTCAGCGCGGATCCACCGAAGAGAGGAACCAGTGATGGCGAACGAGTTGCGTTACGGCGACCGGCTGCACCTGCAGAACCTCTATCAGGGCGACGGGGGCTACCTCGACACCAATGGCACTTCCAGCGCGCCAGGGGCCAAGCTGGCAGTTTCCACGGCCCCCACCGCCACGCGCGCGCCGGGCACCGGTACCTGGGAGATCGTCTCCGGTTCCTGCCAGGCCGCCGGCTCCCCGGTGAGGAGTGGCGACATCGTCTACCTGCGCAATCTCTGGGACGGTAACGGCGGCTACCTGGACGTCAACGGCGCAGCCAGTGCTGGCCAGCAGAGCTCTGGTGGCATCTACGACGTCACTACCGCCTGGGGCAAGGACCGCGACGAGAACAGCAGCCGCTGGCAGATCTTCGACACCACCTCCGCGCCCCTGGACGGCCTCGTCCGCTTCAACGACACCGTCCAGCTGTGGAGCACCTACCACAACAGGGGCGGTTTCCTGGACACCAACGACGTCAGCACCGCGACCGGCGCCCGGTACGACGTGGACACCAGCGCCTACTCCAACCGCGCCAACGCCGACGTCGCCTTCTGGAAGGTCCTGCGACCGCAACCCTGACCCCCTCACCCCAGCCAGCCTCACCCCGGCGGCAAACGACACGAAGCCCTGACGGCCTACACGAGCCGTCAGGGCTCCTTCGCACTCGGGCTGGCAGCTCCCCGCTCCCCGCTCCTCACGACAGGCGGAACGAGTCATCAGCCCGTTCGGCGCGTCAGCCAATGGAGGGGGTGGAGTGCCGCCCACCGGGCGTTTCGCGGGCGCGGCAGCACTCAGGTGCCGCACCATCGCTGAGGGAGTGTCAGGCGGGATGGCAGGGCTGTTCCTCGGCGGTGCGGCCACCGGTTCCGAAGGTCCGCCGCGGGGACGGGGCGCCGCCGGGCGAGAACCGAGCACGCCTCGGGCTCGCAGTTCATCGAGGTCGGACAGACGCTCTCCGGGAAGAACATCGAGCAGGTCGGCCTGGGCGGCGCGAATGCTGGGCGCGGGAGCCTGGGGGCCTGCGCCAAGGGCACGGCCGTGGGTGTGCACGGTGACGCGTCGGCCGCCCGTGCCGGCGGGCTGGTGCACGGTGATCGGCGCGCTGGTCATGACTCCAGCGTGCTCCCGGCGCTCCGGTCCTGCCATCGCGGCGGTTTCGTACTCGGTCAGGAAGGGGCACCGAGCGTGCACTTTCGTTCATGGCGGAGGGTGGCCGTGCCCCGGCGCTTAGAGTGCGATCGCGCGGTGTCCCTCTTCGCGGGTTTCCCTCCGGACCAGCTGGCTGGAGGGAGGAAGTGCCTCTCCCGGCCTTGTCGAGGAGGCAGATCATGAAGTGGGACGATGCGCCGGACTACGCCGCGTGGAGCTTCTACCTGAGTGCAGTCGAGTTGCTGCTCGACTTACTCAGTCGGCTCCCGCTGTAGCCCGGCGACCGCTCCGCGGGGCCGTTCCTTCAGGGGACGGCCCCGTTCCTGCGTCTCACGACGACACCGCCGATGCTACGCACGCGGGCACTGCACAGCTACCAACTTCCAGCGAACGGAGTATGCCAGGGGCATACTCCGTTCATTGCCTGGGCTGCGGCTAAGGGCTCGTAAAGAATCAACACGTTGGTTTGGTCT from Streptomyces sp. NBC_01591 includes:
- a CDS encoding RICIN domain-containing protein; protein product: MAVFTAALVARHSDKLVSVTASGTEDGAEVVQWTDKNKPNQHWNLVATTGGYYNVIAVHSGKALSVTASDTEDGGTVVQWTNKGKPNQEWKLVQKDDGYFSLEARHSGKLLSVVGEDTADGAKLVQWTDKNKPNQHFRLG
- a CDS encoding DUF6332 family protein; translation: MDMGRESRWEKDAMTVEIVFALVTAVVLAAAVFAVALALALAFGVSGPAGKGALVGGALLGAAAGVWRLVRVLRRFDAQRRKGH
- a CDS encoding peptidoglycan-binding protein, whose product is MQPNQGDNSPAQPLPEVTALLQALRQVKTSKNLSLDAFTHDTGYSRSSWNRVLKGTAFPPRAAVERLCSRRGLDKNTLLGLWDTADQARRAADTQDEAPSEAAHVPAPADSAPGVPDPTPPTALAPDPTPPTAAPDPTPSAAADPVPPTVPDTVPGTAAPKPAAATPAPAPSTPGPAEPARPAAAPRSRIKILALIAAALAALLLVGRWYSVHETKDSAVSQPETGGDNRPGDDQPVADETPVPPKSSTAPTKTPPDDEKKDKDQDSTGEEDTNTKPPRPSSSAKDQASSPASASASPSTAASPGAAGRASCRYNWDRTQVMAKGMVGSKVKQIQCLLNSNYDYTLTVDGKFGESTDVAVRAVQSCSGLNPDGQVGPQTWKYLDTPMSGCGH
- a CDS encoding GH25 family lysozyme, which codes for MCIISKKTGLQAGAMVAVAAAGFGLISYSGNEQAQANSPAAYSVKGFDTSHHNSHPIQWSAAARAGYSFVFQKATQGTGYRDPQFAGDFAGASQAGLMAAPYHFYDSGSGVAQADHFVRTARAAGYDGKRPGQLPPVVDLEKIRGRCPAGVNNTQVAAFLSKARQAFGVNPIVYTSKDFADTCLRGNTGALANSPLWQPRYESGTREPAPVGGRYWSIWQYTENGTVPGLRGKADINVYKGTLTQLRALAHLSPGQTPTRPGTGSTTPPAPPTTPPAPSTTPSAPSTAVWPLLKNGTRGVNVTTAQHLLAAGGQSVTADGIYGPNTRNATAAFQRSHGLTADGIIGPNTWNKLVRTVGQGSKGSTVKAAQAQLAGYGNRIAVDGAFGPATQAAAAAFQRSHGLTADGIIGPKTWNKLVNGTKTSTPTTPAPTTPAPANGRLTQRQALTQLAAAGIKAPVGRTSLAGVRARTIQGVIALKKASGCTIVITGGTESGHSTRGNHSHANGYKLDLRTRDEGRCVTNWIKTTQRKGAPRGNDARWHGTLNGISAEYVYEIPRSGGIHWDITLI